One stretch of Arachis duranensis cultivar V14167 chromosome 1, aradu.V14167.gnm2.J7QH, whole genome shotgun sequence DNA includes these proteins:
- the LOC107490808 gene encoding expansin-A7, whose product MASILQYCSFSSFLLVTLTCMFTTIGNGALATGIFRPSDWALAHATFYGDESASATMGGACGYGNLFSNGYGTDTAALSSTLFNNGYACGTCYQIKCYQSSACNANVPYTTVTATNLCPPNWAEPSDNGGWCTPPRAHFDMSKPAFMKIAQWTAGIVPVLYRRVACERSGGLRFAMQGNGYWVLVYVMNVGGGGDISSMWVKGSTTEWIAMTHNWGASYQAFASLSSQPLSFKITSLTTKQTIIAWNVAPSNWAVGLTYSTNLNFH is encoded by the exons ATGGCTTCAATTCTTCAATATTGTAGctttagtagctttttgttggTTACATTAACATGCATGTTCACAACCATTGGAAATGGAGCATTAGCAACGGGCATATTTAGACCTAGTGATTGGGCTCTTGCACATGCCACATTTTATGGTGATGAGTCTGCTTCTGCCACCATGG GAGGAGCTTGTGGGTATGGAAACTTGTTTTCGAACGGTTATGGAACAGACACAGCAGCATTGAGCTCAACCTTGTTCAACAATGGATATGCATGTGGGACTTGTTATCAGATAAAGTGCTACCAATCGAGTGCATGTAATGCCAATGTGCCCTACACCACTGTAACCGCCACAAATCTTTGTCCTCCTAATTGGGCCGAGCCCTCTGATAATGGCGGTTGGTGTACCCCACCAAGGGCCCATTTTGACATGTCCAAGCCCGCTTTCATGAAAATTGCACAGTGGACTGCTGGCATTGTGCCTGTTCTCTACCGCAG AGTTGCATGCGAAAGGAGTGGGGGCCTTCGATTCGCAATGCAAGGAAATGGGTACTGGGTATTGGTGTATGTGATGAATGTGGGAGGTGGTGGAGACATAAGCAGCATGTGGGTCAAAGGAAGCACAACAGAGTGGATCGCTATGACCCACAATTGGGGTGCTTCTTACCAAGCATTTGCTTCACTCTCTTCTCAACCTCTATCCTTCAAGATTACTTCTTTAACTACCAAACAGACCATCATTGCTTGGAATGTTGCTCCTTCTAATTGGGCCGTTGGACTCACTTATTCCACCAATCTCAACTTCCATTGA